From the Thermococcus sp. M36 genome, the window GGAATACTCGACGGCATCACCAACACCCTCAGAAACGCCTGGGCGTGGATGAGGGGCTTCGCCCACAGGATTGGAATGCCCATTTGATTTCTTTTCCCTCTGGAGGGGTGAGGGATGCCAAGAGGATTTGGAGGTCCCATGATAAGGGGTCCTTTCATGGGAAGGCGCGGCTTTGGCTGGTGGTGGCTCGGTCCCCTGGCCTTTGTGCTTATACTCGCCAGGGTTGCCCTGCTGATCCTGCCAGTACTGGTGCTGGCCATCATACTTTACGCTATGATCCGGAGGTGAAAGGATGAGACTATGTATTGGAAAATGTCCGCCGGAGGTGGGAGCATGAAGGCCTCTGCCCTGCTCAGGGGGATTGTTGACTTCCTGCTCCTTGTGGTCTTCATAGTTGTTGGGATAACCGGTATTGGCCTTTACCTCGCACCGAGCGGGAGGATAGCTGACTCAATAGGATGGACGTTCCTGGGGCTTGACAAGGACACCCTGACTGCTGTCCACACGTACCTAGGCTTCGTCATGATAGGGCTGATTGCCCTGCACCTGATAATCGGGTTCACAAGCATGGTAACAATGCTCAGAATGGGCCTGCGGAAATCAAGGGTGAAGGGGATTGCCGCCCTGCTGATACCGTTCCTGCTGATTGGGGCGGGATATCAGGCCTTTGCCTACTACACCGGCGAAGGTGACACCGAGACCAGCACGGAGGAATATTATACCGTGGAGGACAACTCAACAGTCTACATAACCGGGACTATGATGAAGTACTACACCCTCCAAGAGCTGGCGGACAACTACGGCGTCCCCGTGAACGCGCTCGTGGAAGAGCTGGCAAAGAGGGGGATAGAGGCATCGCCAGATGAGAAGCTTGCCGAGATAGAATACAAATACGGCCTTGACAGGGAGGAGTTCAAGGCCATGCTGGAGGAGATAATAATTGTCCTTAAAGGTGAGGAAGGATGAGGAAGTTTAGCGCGCTTGTAGTGCTCGCCCTCGTGTTGGGGGCGGTCATGGCGGCGGGATGTATCACCGGTACGGAAACCGAAACGGGTACTGCCACCGGGACCCAGGGACCCCCCGAAGACAGGGGCTACGGCCAGGGTGTGGCCGCTCCAGCGGAGGGCATGATTGATATTTCCAACGTCTCAGCGGGGGAGCTGAGCCAGGATGAGATCGACGCAATACTGTACATGAGGGAGGAGGAGAAGCTCGCAAGGGACGTCTACCTGACGCTCTACAACGCCACAGGGCTGAGGATATTCGAGAACATAGCCCGGAGCGAGGAGACGCACATGGACATGGTGCTCCAGCTCATCGAGAGGTACAACCTGACCGATCCCGCTGAGGGAAAAGCCATCGGAGAGTTCAGCAACCCCGAAATCCAGGCCCTCTACGATGAGCTCGTCAGCAGGGGCGAGAAGAACGACGTCGAGGCCCTGAAGGTCGGCGCCCTGATAGAGGAGGTCGACATCAAAGACCTCAAGGAGTGGCTCTCCAGAACCGACAACGAGGACATAAGGCTCGTATTTGAGAGCCTGATGGCAGGGAGCGAAAACCACCTGAGGGCATTCACCAGGATACTCGGCAACAGCTACGGTGTTGAGTACA encodes:
- a CDS encoding DUF4405 domain-containing protein, producing MKASALLRGIVDFLLLVVFIVVGITGIGLYLAPSGRIADSIGWTFLGLDKDTLTAVHTYLGFVMIGLIALHLIIGFTSMVTMLRMGLRKSRVKGIAALLIPFLLIGAGYQAFAYYTGEGDTETSTEEYYTVEDNSTVYITGTMMKYYTLQELADNYGVPVNALVEELAKRGIEASPDEKLAEIEYKYGLDREEFKAMLEEIIIVLKGEEG
- a CDS encoding DUF2202 domain-containing protein, producing MRKFSALVVLALVLGAVMAAGCITGTETETGTATGTQGPPEDRGYGQGVAAPAEGMIDISNVSAGELSQDEIDAILYMREEEKLARDVYLTLYNATGLRIFENIARSEETHMDMVLQLIERYNLTDPAEGKAIGEFSNPEIQALYDELVSRGEKNDVEALKVGALIEEVDIKDLKEWLSRTDNEDIRLVFESLMAGSENHLRAFTRILGNSYGVEYIPQVLSEDEYRSIIGS